In one Chryseobacterium camelliae genomic region, the following are encoded:
- a CDS encoding MBL fold metallo-hydrolase, with amino-acid sequence MKLYPIQCGKFKLDGGAMFGVVPKSLWEKTNPADERNLIELGTRSLLVEDGKKLILIDCGLGNKQDDKFFGHYSLWGDDNLDKNLKKYGFVREDITDVFLTHLHFDHCGGAIEWNDDRTGYRPAFKNAQFWTNENHWQWATEPNAREKASFLKENIIPMQESGQLNFLPLPKTGNYGFAPDLKMDVIFVDGHTEKQMLPVIQYQDKTIVFAADLIPTAGHINQVYVMGYDTRPLLTLEEKGKFLKQCVDNEYLLYFEHDAHNELASLKMTEKGVRLDEIFSFNDVFGY; translated from the coding sequence ATGAAATTATATCCTATACAATGCGGAAAATTTAAATTAGACGGCGGTGCTATGTTCGGAGTCGTCCCAAAGAGTCTGTGGGAAAAAACCAATCCGGCAGACGAAAGAAACCTTATCGAACTGGGAACACGCTCTCTTCTTGTGGAAGACGGGAAAAAATTAATTTTAATTGATTGCGGTCTCGGAAACAAGCAGGATGATAAATTTTTCGGACATTATTCGCTTTGGGGAGATGATAATTTAGACAAAAACTTAAAAAAATATGGTTTTGTAAGAGAAGATATTACAGATGTTTTCCTTACTCATCTTCACTTCGACCACTGTGGTGGGGCTATCGAATGGAATGATGACAGAACCGGCTACAGACCCGCATTTAAAAACGCTCAATTCTGGACCAATGAAAACCATTGGCAGTGGGCAACTGAACCTAACGCACGCGAGAAAGCAAGCTTTTTAAAGGAAAATATCATTCCAATGCAGGAAAGCGGACAATTGAACTTTTTACCGCTCCCCAAAACAGGTAACTATGGCTTTGCTCCCGATTTGAAAATGGATGTGATTTTTGTCGATGGCCATACTGAAAAGCAAATGCTGCCTGTCATTCAATATCAGGATAAAACCATAGTTTTTGCAGCCGATTTGATTCCTACAGCGGGACATATCAACCAAGTGTATGTGATGGGATATGATACAAGACCGCTTTTAACATTAGAAGAAAAAGGAAAGTTCTTGAAGCAATGTGTGGATAATGAATACCTGCTGTATTTTGAACACGATGCCCATAATGAATTAGCAAGTCTTAAAATGACTGAAAAAGGGGTAAGATTGGATGAGATTTTTAGTTTTAACGATGTTTTTGGATATTAA
- the coaE gene encoding dephospho-CoA kinase (Dephospho-CoA kinase (CoaE) performs the final step in coenzyme A biosynthesis.): MEELHSEAQKAEPDPLSAPKIIGLTGGIGSGKTTVAKFIEEFGFPVYYSDDRAKDIVNDNDDLKEKIKDLLGDEAYENGMYNRKFVAEKVFNNKDLLQSLNAIIHPAVRIDFEDWVKKQTKYLVFKETALLFELKLNRQCYQSVLVTAEDNIRAKRVMDRDGKTYREVETIMEKQMPEKDKIKLANHIIYNNTNLEDLKEQTEKIIFSIE; this comes from the coding sequence ATGGAAGAATTACATTCAGAAGCCCAGAAAGCAGAACCTGATCCGTTATCAGCTCCCAAAATAATCGGTTTAACAGGCGGAATCGGTTCAGGAAAAACTACGGTTGCAAAATTCATTGAAGAGTTTGGATTTCCTGTATATTATTCGGATGACAGAGCAAAGGATATTGTAAATGACAACGATGATTTGAAAGAAAAAATCAAAGATCTTTTAGGAGATGAAGCATATGAGAATGGAATGTATAACAGAAAGTTTGTTGCTGAAAAAGTTTTTAATAATAAAGATCTATTGCAAAGCTTAAATGCGATTATCCACCCTGCTGTTCGTATTGATTTTGAAGATTGGGTAAAAAAGCAGACCAAATATCTGGTTTTTAAAGAAACTGCTTTATTGTTTGAACTCAAGCTCAACCGGCAATGTTATCAGTCCGTTCTGGTAACTGCCGAGGATAATATCAGAGCAAAAAGAGTGATGGACAGGGACGGAAAAACCTACCGGGAAGTAGAAACCATCATGGAAAAGCAAATGCCCGAAAAAGATAAAATAAAATTGGCAAACCATATTATCTACAACAATACAAATTTAGAAGACCTGAAGGAACAAACCGAAAAAATCATCTTTAGTATTGAATAA
- a CDS encoding fibronectin type III domain-containing protein, translating into MKKIFLLFSFIVIFMTNAQVSSYSFVKSTGTYTALTGSTILGTATANTIAGSLDNTIYPVALPFNFSFNGVNYSSLNVSTNGFVTFGATAPSGSEYSPISSATAYSGAISAFGRDLNSFFNIASTTGEISWGVVGTAPNREIVIQWSNFRPVYTTSTTNVYAFSFQIRLKETSNIVAIVYKSGSYLAGTTSISNTAQIGLRGTSNADFNNRTNSTTVLFSNSTAGTANNNTQAFNTTAATPGMPANGLTYTWTPPTCFGPSGLTSSSITSTGAVISWTASTSAPANGYAYYLTTTNTPPAVGATPTGTTTGTTVNLASTLTPNTTYYWWVRAICSSTDSSPWGLGATFTTTQIPATLPYLQPFTTNDFGFVNADQENKWYHGSVTGNPSNAIYISNDNGATNAYSSVGAGPFVVQAYRDFTIPAGTTAASPAILSFDWKAEGESSFDYLRVWLVPASFMPTAGTQITAGTGRVQIGQFNQESTWQNYINTNVNLAAYAGSTMRLVFEWRNDVSVENQPPAAVDNISLLIPTCKVPTALAVTGVVSNGATISWTAPTPAPANGYAYYISTSNVPPTGAPTGTTTATSVNLVPTLVPNTTYYWWVRAVCSSTDSSIWIPGPSFMTTQIPAVLPYLQNFETANDLGLLNGTQTNKWFYGSATGNTGKSLYISNDNGVTNAYTLTSTSTVQVYRDIQIPAGTSLASFSFDWKAAGDSLDYLRVWLVPSTYLPTPGTQITAGTGRVQIGQYNQNGTTWQSYSNANLNLTNFAGTTMRLVFEWRNSASGGTQPPAAVDNIVLRVCSTATPTVTVTNIAHNSATITWLQDTGGASYKIRYRPVGSTQWLPAAGPIDVAAVPGTTQTFTLNAPNNPLTPATLYEVEVAAVCNTINVGVYSHNEFTTKCDPTPPNVTFTNITSTSAVVNWSPIVASATYQMQWRKVGDPGWSLPIDLPNPPANTTYLLSGLTPYTQYEVQVRSTCVGSTTPNPWSSLSRFTTERTCEIPPPGLTILELKPTSAKVQWDPYVGPDATGKYILRYRKVGIPGWTNVPVSTNLYTLTGLTELTKYEMQVANVCSGTPGNYTLPYYFTTPTVIYCQMGANTASGEYISQVTVTPNGKPQMKNPSGASQYTDYTALSTAQIELIQGSVNNQLTVDKAVTGDAGVVAWIDFDRNGEFDINERILVSGPNTAATATATFSVPSDAFVSNVDYMYVVMRVALMKGGLPVNCTKFDNGEVEDYTVRITKKPTASLLNQTDILIYPNPVSTVLNVKNISKRANYKIYNAAGQLISSGIILNNKIDVHSLINGVYMIDIEDGSTSVQKKFIKE; encoded by the coding sequence ATGAAGAAGATTTTTTTACTTTTTTCATTTATAGTCATATTTATGACTAATGCGCAGGTGAGTTCTTACAGTTTTGTAAAGTCCACCGGGACTTATACTGCTTTAACAGGCTCCACAATTTTGGGAACTGCTACGGCAAATACAATTGCGGGTTCGCTGGATAACACTATTTATCCGGTAGCACTTCCATTTAATTTTTCATTTAACGGAGTTAATTACTCATCATTAAATGTTTCAACGAATGGCTTTGTAACTTTTGGAGCAACAGCTCCGTCAGGATCAGAATATTCACCCATTTCTAGTGCAACAGCATATTCCGGTGCTATTTCAGCATTTGGACGAGACCTTAATTCGTTTTTTAATATTGCTTCGACTACCGGTGAAATCAGTTGGGGGGTAGTAGGAACTGCTCCCAACAGAGAAATTGTTATTCAATGGTCAAATTTTAGACCTGTTTACACTACATCTACAACCAATGTTTATGCCTTTTCTTTTCAAATAAGACTTAAAGAAACTAGCAATATAGTTGCGATTGTTTATAAATCGGGTTCATATTTAGCGGGAACTACTTCAATTAGTAATACTGCACAGATTGGATTGAGAGGCACGTCTAACGCAGATTTTAATAATCGAACTAATTCTACCACAGTTCTTTTTTCAAATTCTACAGCCGGTACTGCAAATAACAATACCCAAGCATTTAATACGACTGCCGCTACGCCAGGGATGCCTGCTAATGGTTTGACTTATACTTGGACTCCGCCAACTTGTTTTGGTCCTTCAGGTTTGACTTCATCATCAATCACCAGTACAGGAGCAGTTATAAGTTGGACAGCTTCAACGTCTGCACCAGCAAATGGGTATGCATATTATTTGACAACGACTAATACGCCTCCAGCTGTTGGAGCAACACCTACAGGAACAACAACAGGGACAACAGTGAATCTGGCCTCAACTTTAACACCGAATACAACATATTATTGGTGGGTAAGAGCTATTTGTTCTTCTACGGATAGCAGTCCTTGGGGATTAGGTGCTACTTTTACAACGACACAGATTCCTGCTACATTACCTTATTTACAACCTTTTACAACTAATGATTTTGGATTTGTTAATGCTGATCAGGAAAATAAATGGTATCACGGATCGGTAACAGGAAATCCTTCAAATGCTATTTATATATCGAATGATAATGGAGCAACCAATGCATATTCATCTGTAGGAGCGGGACCTTTTGTAGTACAAGCATATAGAGATTTTACTATTCCGGCAGGAACAACTGCTGCCTCACCTGCTATTTTATCATTTGATTGGAAAGCAGAGGGTGAGAGTTCATTTGATTACTTAAGGGTGTGGTTAGTACCTGCTTCTTTTATGCCTACTGCAGGAACGCAAATTACAGCGGGTACGGGAAGAGTTCAGATAGGACAGTTCAATCAAGAGTCTACTTGGCAAAATTATATTAATACCAATGTAAATTTAGCTGCTTATGCCGGTTCTACCATGCGTCTGGTATTTGAATGGAGAAATGATGTAAGTGTAGAAAATCAACCTCCTGCAGCTGTTGATAATATTAGCTTATTGATTCCAACATGTAAAGTACCAACAGCTTTAGCAGTAACAGGAGTTGTATCCAATGGAGCAACGATTAGCTGGACGGCTCCAACACCTGCTCCTGCTAACGGGTATGCATATTATATATCTACTTCGAATGTTCCTCCAACGGGGGCTCCAACAGGAACAACAACAGCAACTTCTGTAAACCTTGTTCCGACTTTAGTTCCTAATACAACTTACTACTGGTGGGTAAGAGCAGTATGTTCTTCTACAGATTCCAGTATTTGGATTCCTGGACCAAGCTTTATGACGACTCAGATTCCTGCTGTACTTCCATATCTTCAGAATTTTGAAACAGCGAATGACTTGGGATTATTGAATGGAACGCAAACGAATAAATGGTTCTATGGCTCTGCGACAGGAAACACAGGAAAATCTCTTTATATTTCTAATGATAATGGAGTAACGAATGCTTATACGCTTACAAGTACAAGTACAGTACAAGTGTATAGAGATATTCAAATTCCTGCGGGAACATCTCTGGCTTCTTTCTCTTTTGACTGGAAAGCAGCAGGAGATAGCCTTGATTATTTAAGAGTGTGGTTGGTTCCTTCAACTTATTTGCCAACACCTGGAACACAGATTACAGCCGGTACAGGAAGAGTTCAGATAGGTCAGTATAATCAAAACGGGACTACCTGGCAGTCTTATTCCAATGCCAACCTGAATCTTACCAATTTTGCAGGAACTACCATGCGTTTGGTATTTGAATGGAGGAATAGTGCTAGTGGAGGAACTCAACCACCTGCAGCTGTAGATAATATTGTATTGAGAGTATGCAGTACGGCTACACCAACTGTGACAGTAACTAATATAGCCCATAACTCAGCGACGATTACCTGGCTACAGGATACAGGAGGCGCTTCTTATAAAATCAGATACCGCCCGGTAGGTTCTACGCAGTGGTTGCCAGCAGCAGGTCCTATAGATGTCGCAGCTGTGCCTGGAACAACCCAGACGTTTACATTAAATGCGCCAAACAACCCGTTAACTCCAGCTACATTATATGAAGTGGAAGTAGCAGCGGTTTGTAATACTATTAATGTAGGAGTGTATTCACACAATGAGTTTACGACGAAATGTGACCCGACTCCACCAAACGTAACCTTTACGAATATTACTTCCACTTCAGCAGTAGTGAACTGGTCACCCATAGTAGCCAGTGCAACGTATCAGATGCAATGGAGAAAAGTAGGCGATCCGGGATGGAGTCTTCCTATTGATTTACCAAACCCACCGGCAAATACAACGTATTTACTATCAGGTTTAACACCTTATACTCAGTATGAAGTTCAGGTGAGAAGTACATGTGTTGGTTCAACAACGCCTAACCCATGGTCAAGCTTATCAAGATTTACAACAGAGAGAACCTGTGAAATCCCACCACCGGGATTAACGATTTTAGAATTAAAACCGACGAGTGCCAAAGTTCAGTGGGATCCTTATGTAGGTCCGGATGCAACAGGTAAATATATTTTAAGATACAGAAAAGTAGGAATTCCTGGATGGACCAATGTTCCTGTGTCTACCAATCTTTATACCCTGACCGGTTTAACAGAACTGACCAAATATGAAATGCAGGTAGCCAATGTATGTAGTGGTACTCCAGGTAACTATACCTTACCGTATTACTTTACTACGCCTACGGTAATTTATTGCCAGATGGGAGCTAATACCGCTTCAGGAGAATATATTTCCCAGGTAACTGTTACTCCTAATGGAAAACCTCAGATGAAGAATCCTTCAGGAGCTTCTCAGTATACCGATTATACTGCGCTTTCAACAGCTCAGATCGAGTTGATTCAGGGCTCAGTAAACAACCAGCTTACAGTTGACAAGGCGGTAACGGGAGATGCGGGAGTTGTAGCATGGATTGACTTTGACAGAAACGGAGAATTCGATATCAATGAAAGAATCCTTGTTTCCGGACCGAATACCGCAGCAACCGCAACAGCAACATTCAGTGTGCCATCCGATGCATTTGTCAGCAATGTTGACTATATGTATGTAGTGATGAGAGTGGCTTTAATGAAAGGCGGTCTTCCGGTGAACTGTACAAAGTTCGATAACGGAGAAGTAGAAGATTACACAGTGAGAATCACTAAGAAACCGACAGCCAGTTTGTTGAATCAGACGGATATCTTAATTTACCCTAACCCTGTAAGCACAGTATTGAATGTAAAGAATATCAGCAAGCGTGCAAATTACAAGATTTACAATGCAGCAGGTCAACTGATCTCTAGCGGAATCATCTTGAACAACAAAATTGATGTACATTCGCTGATCAACGGCGTGTATATGATCGATATTGAGGATGGCTCCACTTCGGTACAGAAGAAGTTTATCAAGGAATAA
- a CDS encoding fibronectin type III domain-containing protein yields MNVFLHCKTKKFLRNLVALFCMIFGLFVHAQTVTIGTGTSTQRYPLGSYYAYEMSASLYTAAEINLPAGGSVQSVAWNCTAAMSFNLPIKIYLKSVPSTTTTFTAQPWTTVKTGAVLVYDGTVSNLPIGWNTVTLQNPYYYNGTDNLQVLVETNFGGTTGGSTSTAGSAITYTTATTKHMYYYGNNVPQGTNGYTSSSRPNIRLTFGAVPTCVPPSGLTLSTLTSTNAGISWTAPATAPAGGYDVYYTTSTAMPTSTTTPSQTEPGTTATLSPLTANTTYYAWVRSKCSGTSQSSWVGPLVIYTAYCLPSAGTSSTTYYLSKILTTGGWTNINYTASSYTAYVNNSSNTLSTSPGSAIGVSLAAGTSTYYYYVWVDWNNDMDFNDTGETILATTSYATTGSTTINVPAAQPYGNYRVRFGMSFSGQVGSCGAAPYGNYVDYTLAVGAPPTCMPPTALVLNSATTSSASIGWTASTTNPALGYEIYYNTTNIAPGPGTVPQITGITGTTATIPGLAANTTYYIWVRAKCSTSDQSPWSGPITVFTNYCAPTGGTSSTTYYLNNVTTTGGWTNLGYTASSYTAYVNSNMSVLSSPGSSVVMNLATSGGSTYYYYVWIDWNNDMDFNDPGETILATTTYAATGTATINIPAGQALGNYRMRCASSFIGAITPCGPAPYGAYVDFTLAVVTPPTCLPPTGMTVTGITGNGATISWATPTTPPALGYAYYVSTTPVQPGTPTGTTTATSVNLTPTLLPNTTYYWWVKAICSPTDNSYVAQGPSFMTTQIPAVLPYLQNFETANDLGLLNGTQTNKWFHGSVTGNTGKSIYISNDNGVTNAYTLNQGSVVQAYRDIMIPAGTSLATFSFDWKAQGESSYDYVRVWLVPATFMPTPGTQITAGTGRVQVGQYNLNGTTWTSYSNANLNLTNFAGTVMRLVFEWRNDTILGAQPPAAIDNIVLRVCSTATPVVTVTPASITHNSATITWPQDIGGASYKIRYRPVGSTQWLPTAGPIDVAAVPGTTQTFTLNAPNNPLTPATLYEVEVAAVCNTINVGTYSHNEFTTKCDPTPPNVTFTNITSTSAVVNWSPIVASATYQMQWRKVGDPGWIGPITLPNPPANTTYLLSGLTPYTQYEVQVRSTCVGSTTPNPWSSLSRFTTERTCEIPPPGLTILELKPTSAKVQWDPYVGPDATGKYILRYRKVGIPGWTNVPVSTNLYTLTGLTELTKYEMQVANVCSGTPGNYTLPYYFTTPTVIYCQMGANTASLGDYISQVTVTPTGKPQMKNPSGASQYTDYTALSTAQIELIQGSANNQLTIDKVASGDAGVVAWIDFDRNGEFDINERILVSGPNTAATATATFSVPSDAFVSNVDYMYVVMRVALMKGGLPVNCTNFDNGEVEDYTVRITKKPTASLLNQTDILIYPNPVSTVLNVKNISKRANYKIYNAAGQLVTKGIILNNKVDVHSLINGVYMIDIEDGSTSVQKKFIKE; encoded by the coding sequence ATGAACGTATTTCTACACTGTAAAACCAAAAAATTCCTGAGGAATTTGGTTGCATTGTTTTGTATGATTTTTGGACTGTTTGTGCATGCGCAAACAGTTACAATTGGTACAGGAACATCAACTCAGAGATATCCTTTAGGGTCTTATTATGCCTACGAAATGTCGGCTTCACTTTATACTGCTGCGGAAATCAATTTACCGGCAGGCGGAAGTGTTCAATCTGTCGCTTGGAACTGTACTGCAGCAATGAGTTTCAATCTTCCGATAAAGATTTATCTAAAATCTGTACCGAGTACAACGACAACATTTACTGCGCAACCTTGGACGACTGTAAAGACGGGAGCTGTATTGGTGTATGATGGAACAGTAAGTAATTTACCGATTGGTTGGAATACAGTTACTTTACAAAATCCATATTATTATAATGGTACGGATAATTTGCAGGTTCTTGTTGAAACGAACTTTGGGGGAACTACTGGAGGGTCAACAAGTACTGCAGGAAGTGCTATTACGTACACTACGGCTACGACTAAGCATATGTATTATTATGGAAATAATGTACCACAAGGAACTAACGGGTATACGTCTTCCAGCAGACCTAATATTAGGTTGACTTTTGGGGCGGTTCCTACCTGTGTGCCACCATCAGGATTGACCTTATCTACATTAACGTCTACGAATGCGGGGATAAGTTGGACGGCTCCAGCAACGGCTCCAGCGGGAGGGTATGATGTGTATTATACAACATCTACAGCGATGCCAACTTCCACCACTACACCTTCTCAAACGGAGCCGGGCACTACAGCTACGCTTTCCCCATTGACGGCAAATACTACTTATTATGCATGGGTAAGATCAAAATGTAGCGGAACAAGTCAAAGTAGTTGGGTTGGTCCTTTAGTGATATATACTGCATATTGTTTACCTTCAGCAGGGACAAGCTCCACAACATATTATCTGAGTAAAATTTTGACAACCGGAGGATGGACAAATATTAACTATACTGCATCATCCTATACAGCGTATGTTAATAACTCATCTAATACACTGAGTACTTCACCGGGAAGTGCAATTGGCGTTAGTTTAGCAGCCGGAACTTCTACATATTATTATTATGTATGGGTAGACTGGAATAATGATATGGACTTTAATGATACCGGAGAAACTATTCTAGCGACAACTTCATATGCTACTACAGGATCCACAACAATTAATGTGCCTGCAGCACAGCCATATGGTAATTATAGAGTAAGATTTGGTATGTCATTCTCTGGACAGGTTGGCTCTTGTGGTGCAGCTCCTTACGGTAATTACGTGGATTATACCTTAGCAGTTGGAGCACCACCTACATGTATGCCTCCTACGGCATTAGTTTTAAATTCTGCAACAACATCATCTGCAAGTATTGGATGGACGGCTTCTACAACTAATCCTGCTTTGGGATATGAAATTTATTATAATACAACCAATATTGCTCCTGGGCCAGGAACTGTACCTCAGATTACAGGGATAACGGGTACGACGGCTACGATTCCCGGTTTAGCAGCAAACACCACTTATTATATTTGGGTAAGAGCAAAATGTAGTACATCTGATCAGAGCCCATGGTCCGGACCAATTACTGTATTTACAAATTATTGTGCACCAACCGGAGGTACTAGCTCAACAACATATTATTTGAACAATGTGACGACAACCGGAGGATGGACAAACCTTGGTTATACAGCATCTTCTTATACAGCATATGTTAATTCAAATATGTCTGTTTTAAGTTCGCCGGGAAGTAGTGTGGTGATGAACTTGGCTACTTCTGGAGGTTCTACATATTATTACTATGTGTGGATTGATTGGAATAACGATATGGATTTTAATGATCCGGGAGAAACTATTCTGGCAACAACTACTTATGCGGCTACTGGAACGGCGACAATTAATATTCCTGCCGGACAGGCATTAGGAAATTATAGAATGAGATGTGCGTCATCATTTATTGGAGCGATTACTCCTTGTGGACCTGCTCCGTATGGTGCGTATGTAGACTTTACATTGGCTGTTGTAACACCTCCTACATGTTTGCCACCAACAGGTATGACTGTAACGGGGATAACTGGAAATGGAGCAACTATTAGTTGGGCAACTCCGACAACTCCGCCAGCTCTTGGGTATGCATATTATGTTTCTACAACTCCTGTACAACCGGGAACTCCGACAGGAACAACAACAGCAACTTCTGTAAACCTTACTCCTACATTATTACCTAATACAACTTATTACTGGTGGGTAAAAGCGATTTGTTCTCCTACGGACAATAGCTATGTAGCACAAGGACCAAGCTTTATGACGACTCAGATTCCTGCTGTACTTCCATATCTTCAGAATTTTGAAACAGCGAATGATTTGGGATTATTAAATGGAACGCAAACGAATAAATGGTTCCATGGTTCTGTAACAGGAAACACTGGAAAATCTATTTATATATCTAATGATAATGGAGTAACAAATGCTTACACTTTAAATCAAGGTTCAGTTGTACAGGCTTATAGGGATATTATGATTCCAGCTGGAACTTCCCTGGCTACCTTCTCTTTTGATTGGAAAGCGCAAGGAGAGAGTTCATATGATTATGTAAGAGTATGGCTGGTTCCTGCGACCTTTATGCCTACACCTGGAACACAGATTACAGCCGGTACAGGAAGAGTTCAGGTGGGACAATATAATTTAAACGGAACGACCTGGACTTCTTATTCCAATGCCAACCTGAACCTTACCAATTTTGCAGGCACTGTAATGCGCTTGGTATTTGAATGGAGAAATGATACTATTTTAGGAGCGCAACCACCGGCAGCAATCGATAATATTGTATTAAGAGTTTGCAGCACTGCTACCCCTGTAGTGACAGTAACCCCGGCTTCGATTACACATAACTCAGCGACGATTACCTGGCCACAGGATATCGGAGGCGCTTCTTATAAAATCAGATACCGCCCGGTAGGTTCTACGCAGTGGTTGCCAACAGCCGGTCCTATAGATGTAGCGGCTGTGCCTGGAACAACTCAGACGTTTACATTAAATGCGCCAAACAACCCGTTAACTCCAGCCACATTATATGAAGTGGAAGTAGCAGCGGTTTGTAACACCATTAATGTAGGAACGTACTCACACAATGAATTTACGACGAAATGTGACCCGACTCCACCCAACGTAACTTTTACGAATATTACTTCCACTTCAGCAGTAGTGAACTGGTCACCCATAGTAGCCAGTGCAACGTATCAGATGCAGTGGAGAAAAGTAGGCGATCCGGGATGGATCGGGCCGATTACTTTACCAAACCCACCGGCAAATACAACGTATTTACTATCAGGTTTAACACCTTATACTCAGTATGAAGTTCAGGTGAGAAGTACATGTGTGGGCTCCACAACGCCTAACCCATGGTCAAGCTTATCAAGATTTACAACAGAGAGAACCTGTGAAATCCCACCACCGGGATTAACGATTTTAGAATTAAAGCCTACCAGTGCCAAAGTTCAGTGGGATCCTTATGTAGGTCCGGATGCAACAGGTAAGTATATTTTAAGATACAGAAAAGTAGGAATTCCTGGATGGACCAATGTTCCCGTGTCTACCAATCTTTATACCCTGACCGGTTTAACAGAACTGACCAAATATGAAATGCAGGTAGCCAATGTATGCAGTGGTACTCCAGGTAACTATACCTTACCGTATTACTTTACTACGCCTACGGTAATTTATTGCCAGATGGGAGCTAATACTGCTTCTTTGGGAGATTATATTTCCCAGGTAACAGTTACTCCTACTGGAAAACCCCAGATGAAGAATCCTTCAGGAGCTTCTCAGTATACCGATTATACTGCGCTTTCAACAGCTCAGATCGAGTTGATTCAGGGCTCAGCAAACAATCAGTTGACCATTGATAAAGTAGCAAGCGGAGATGCGGGAGTTGTAGCATGGATTGACTTTGATAGAAACGGAGAATTCGATATCAATGAAAGAATCCTTGTTTCCGGACCGAATACCGCAGCAACGGCAACGGCAACATTCAGTGTGCCATCCGATGCATTTGTTAGCAATGTTGACTATATGTATGTAGTGATGAGAGTAGCTTTAATGAAAGGCGGTCTTCCGGTGAACTGTACAAACTTTGATAACGGAGAAGTAGAAGATTACACGGTAAGAATCACTAAGAAACCGACAGCCAGTTTGTTGAATCAGACGGATATCTTAATTTACCCTAACCCTGTAAGCACAGTATTGAATGTGAAGAATATCAGCAAGCGTGCAAATTACAAGATTTACAATGCAGCAGGTCAGCTGGTAACTAAGGGAATCATCTTGAACAATAAGGTTGATGTACATTCGCTGATCAACGGCGTGTATATGATCGATATTGAGGATGGCTCCACTTCGGTACAGAAGAAGTTTATCAAGGAATAA